A single window of Verrucomicrobiota bacterium DNA harbors:
- a CDS encoding NUDIX domain-containing protein: protein MWLAEHFHHCPKCGSAELKRKTNRFECPACGFHFYLNPAAAAAGLILSERRPGEICFIKRAKEPKKGRLALVGGFVDQGESVEEALVREVREELGVEVSELIYHASFANEYVFHNVKYPVADTFFVVHVRQENFKIDEAEVGEVAWRDVRTLDLEELAFTSMQRAVAKYRDGLKSSP, encoded by the coding sequence ATGTGGTTGGCGGAACATTTTCATCATTGCCCGAAGTGCGGTAGCGCGGAGCTCAAGCGCAAGACGAATCGTTTTGAATGCCCGGCCTGCGGGTTCCATTTTTACCTTAACCCGGCTGCCGCTGCGGCCGGGTTGATCCTCTCCGAACGGCGGCCGGGCGAGATCTGCTTCATCAAACGAGCCAAAGAACCAAAGAAAGGCCGGTTGGCCCTGGTGGGTGGGTTTGTCGATCAGGGCGAATCCGTGGAGGAGGCGTTGGTACGCGAAGTACGGGAGGAACTGGGCGTTGAGGTGAGTGAGCTGATTTACCACGCCTCTTTTGCCAACGAGTACGTTTTTCACAACGTCAAGTACCCGGTAGCCGACACCTTTTTCGTGGTCCATGTCCGCCAGGAAAACTTTAAGATTGACGAGGCCGAAGTGGGCGAGGTTGCCTGGCGCGACGTAAGGACGCTCGACCTCGAGGAGCTTGCGTTTACGTCCATGCAACGGGCCGTCGCCAAATACCGTGACGGTCTGAAAAGTTCGCCGTAG
- a CDS encoding CoA-acylating methylmalonate-semialdehyde dehydrogenase — MNSSQDPDLSSLPAIPLWVNNDTLNGSSKRSVPVFNPATGKPDKRVTFASDADVERALGAAADAFQSWAAVPPVKRARLLFRFKQLVERDHDLLARLISEEHGKTVPDAAGEVLRGLEVIEFACGIPQLLKGEYSPQVGSSVDSFSFRQPLGVVVGITPFNFPVMVPMWMFPIAIACGNCFVLKPSERDPGPSLHLARLLAEAGIPPGVFTVLHGDSELVGRLIAHPTVAAVSFVGSTVVAESIYRQATFHGKRVQALGGAKNHLVILPDADLDQTVDALIGSAFGSAGERCMAISVAVPVGTQVANELVARLKPRVTALRIGPGDEAGSEMGPLVTAAHRERVASYLEVGVNEGARLVVDGRIADLPGQGFFLGGSLFDHVTPAMRVYQEEIFGPVLSVVRAANLDEAIRLVNTHPYGNGVALFTRDGAAARRFMLQVNVGMVGINVPIPVPMAFHSFGGWKRSLFGDHHVHGPEGVRFYTQLKNVTARWPGSTVTGAEFVMPT; from the coding sequence ATGAACTCGAGTCAAGACCCCGACCTTTCCTCCCTTCCTGCCATACCGTTGTGGGTCAACAACGACACCCTGAACGGTTCTTCCAAACGTTCGGTGCCGGTTTTCAACCCGGCAACCGGTAAGCCCGACAAACGCGTCACGTTTGCTTCCGACGCCGACGTCGAGCGGGCGCTAGGGGCGGCCGCCGATGCTTTTCAGTCCTGGGCGGCCGTGCCGCCCGTAAAGCGCGCCCGGCTGCTCTTTCGCTTTAAACAACTGGTCGAGCGTGACCACGATTTACTTGCGCGTCTGATCTCTGAGGAACATGGCAAGACGGTGCCGGATGCGGCGGGCGAAGTGCTTCGCGGCCTCGAGGTGATCGAGTTCGCGTGCGGCATCCCGCAACTGCTCAAGGGCGAATACAGCCCGCAAGTGGGTTCCAGCGTCGACAGCTTCTCGTTTCGTCAACCGTTGGGCGTGGTCGTCGGTATCACCCCCTTCAACTTTCCGGTGATGGTGCCGATGTGGATGTTCCCGATCGCGATCGCCTGCGGTAACTGTTTCGTTCTGAAACCGAGCGAGCGCGATCCGGGTCCCAGCCTGCATTTGGCGCGGCTGCTCGCCGAGGCCGGGATTCCCCCCGGCGTTTTCACGGTCCTTCACGGCGACTCCGAGCTGGTCGGGCGGCTGATCGCCCACCCCACCGTGGCCGCCGTAAGCTTCGTGGGCTCAACCGTGGTTGCCGAATCCATCTACCGGCAAGCCACCTTTCACGGCAAACGGGTGCAGGCGTTAGGCGGCGCCAAGAATCACCTGGTTATCCTGCCGGATGCCGACCTTGACCAGACCGTTGACGCCCTGATCGGCTCAGCCTTCGGCTCTGCCGGGGAACGTTGCATGGCCATCTCCGTCGCGGTTCCGGTCGGAACCCAAGTAGCCAATGAACTGGTGGCCCGGCTGAAGCCCCGCGTCACGGCGCTGCGTATCGGTCCCGGCGATGAAGCCGGTTCCGAAATGGGCCCGTTAGTAACCGCCGCGCACCGGGAACGCGTCGCCTCCTACCTTGAAGTGGGAGTGAACGAAGGGGCCCGCCTGGTCGTGGACGGTCGCATTGCAGATCTGCCCGGCCAGGGTTTCTTTCTGGGCGGATCTCTCTTTGACCACGTCACCCCGGCCATGCGCGTTTATCAGGAGGAAATCTTCGGGCCCGTCTTATCGGTCGTGCGCGCGGCTAACCTCGACGAGGCGATACGGCTGGTGAATACCCACCCTTACGGAAACGGCGTCGCCCTCTTCACCCGTGATGGCGCTGCAGCCCGCCGTTTCATGCTGCAGGTCAACGTCGGCATGGTAGGGATCAATGTTCCTATCCCGGTACCAATGGCTTTTCATTCCTTCGGCGGCTGGAAACGATCCTTGTTCGGGGATCACCACGTCCATGGACCCGAGGGGGTCCGTTTCTATACGCAATTAAAAAACGTTACGGCCCGCTGGCCCGGGTCGACCGTTACCGGTGCCGAGTTCGTGATGCCGACGTGA
- a CDS encoding sugar ABC transporter permease, with protein sequence MSMPTQATPAPPVAPSVTPPGKVEKPKLWQTLLMAPSVGLLLFWMIVPLAMTIIFSFRRFNLLNPDVQGFAGLDNYRFLWEDSSFYPAILNTVIIIGAVLVITVVFGVLLAVLYDKDFWGKNVATLLVIAPFFVMPTVSALVWKNMIMHPVYGLIALALRAVGLPAIDWFGTYPLLSVIIIIAWEWLPFAFLILYTSIKSLDTEQKEAAAIDGANPFQMFWFITLPHLQRSIGVVVMIETIFLLSIFAEIYTTTSGGPGHATTNLAYLVYSLGLQQFDVGIASAGGILAVVLANIVSTFLVRMMAQNLKGR encoded by the coding sequence ATGAGCATGCCTACGCAAGCCACACCGGCGCCGCCGGTTGCGCCCTCGGTCACCCCGCCGGGTAAGGTTGAGAAGCCCAAATTGTGGCAAACGCTGTTGATGGCCCCGTCCGTCGGGCTGCTCCTGTTCTGGATGATCGTGCCCCTGGCCATGACGATCATCTTTTCGTTCCGGCGCTTCAACCTGCTCAACCCCGATGTGCAAGGCTTTGCCGGCCTCGACAATTACAGGTTCCTTTGGGAGGACTCTTCGTTTTACCCGGCCATCCTTAACACCGTCATCATTATCGGCGCGGTGCTGGTCATCACGGTGGTGTTCGGGGTCCTGCTGGCCGTGCTCTACGACAAGGATTTCTGGGGCAAGAACGTTGCCACGCTGCTGGTCATCGCGCCCTTTTTCGTCATGCCGACGGTCAGCGCTCTGGTCTGGAAAAACATGATCATGCACCCGGTCTACGGCCTGATCGCTCTGGCTCTGCGCGCCGTGGGCCTGCCGGCCATCGATTGGTTCGGCACCTACCCGCTGTTGTCGGTTATCATCATCATCGCCTGGGAATGGCTGCCCTTTGCCTTCCTGATCCTGTACACTTCGATCAAGTCGCTGGACACGGAACAAAAAGAGGCGGCGGCTATCGACGGGGCCAACCCCTTCCAGATGTTCTGGTTTATCACCTTGCCTCACCTGCAGCGCTCGATCGGGGTGGTGGTCATGATCGAGACGATCTTCCTGCTGTCGATCTTTGCCGAGATCTACACGACGACCTCCGGGGGCCCGGGCCACGCGACGACCAACCTGGCTTACCTGGTCTATTCGCTGGGCCTGCAGCAGTTCGACGTCGGCATCGCCTCAGCAGGCGGGATCCTGGCCGTGGTGCTGGCCAACATCGTGTCGACCTTCCTGGTGCGCATGATGGCTCAAAACCTCAAAGGACGCTAA
- a CDS encoding carbohydrate ABC transporter permease yields the protein MSANTTRTNWAWGILGWLVAVVLFFPIFWITITSFKTEQGAYSPSLIFMPTLESFRDVFARSNYMAFALNSIYISLGSTLVCFLLAIPAAYKMSFFPTPKTQSTLLWMLSTKMMPAVGVLVPIYLMFKTVGLLDSVPGLIFIYTLMNLPIAVWMSYTYFCEVPAAILEAARIDGASLWDELWHVLRPMALPGLSSTALLLIILSWNEAFWSINLTSAKAAPLTVFIASYSSPEGLFWAKLSAASVLAVAPILVMGWLTQKQLVRGLTFGAVK from the coding sequence ATGAGTGCGAACACAACCCGGACCAATTGGGCGTGGGGCATTTTAGGCTGGCTGGTGGCGGTAGTTCTCTTTTTTCCGATCTTCTGGATCACGATCACCTCGTTCAAGACCGAGCAGGGGGCTTACTCGCCCAGCCTCATTTTCATGCCGACGCTGGAAAGTTTCCGCGACGTCTTTGCCCGCAGCAATTACATGGCCTTTGCGCTTAACAGCATCTACATCTCGCTCGGCTCGACGCTGGTCTGCTTCCTGTTGGCCATTCCGGCCGCCTACAAGATGTCGTTCTTCCCGACGCCCAAGACCCAGTCGACTCTGCTGTGGATGCTGTCGACCAAGATGATGCCGGCCGTCGGGGTGCTGGTGCCCATTTACCTGATGTTCAAGACGGTAGGTTTGCTGGACAGCGTGCCAGGGTTGATCTTCATCTACACGTTGATGAACCTGCCGATCGCGGTCTGGATGAGTTACACTTATTTTTGCGAGGTCCCAGCGGCGATACTGGAAGCGGCGCGCATCGACGGGGCGAGCCTGTGGGACGAGTTGTGGCACGTGCTGCGGCCGATGGCGTTGCCGGGGCTGTCGTCGACGGCGTTGCTGTTGATCATTTTAAGCTGGAACGAGGCGTTCTGGAGCATCAACCTGACCAGCGCCAAGGCGGCGCCCTTGACGGTATTCATCGCGTCGTATTCGAGTCCAGAAGGGCTGTTTTGGGCGAAGCTGTCGGCGGCCTCCGTGCTGGCGGTGGCCCCGATCCTGGTGATGGGCTGGCTGACGCAGAAGCAACTGGTGCGCGGCCTGACCTTCGGCGCTGTAAAATAA
- a CDS encoding sugar ABC transporter substrate-binding protein — translation MKRFAFSPLLVLLSAVSIFAQQKTVTVATVNNPAMIELKKLSPKFEAANPDIKLNWVVLEENILRQRVTTDVSTGSGQFDLVFVGLYETPIFAKRGWLREFKNIPADYDLEDVFKGIRDGLSYNGKLYALPFYGESSMLMYRKDLFDAKGLTMPEQPTYDDIKKWADALTDKGAGVYGITLRGKPGWGENMAYVDTLINTFGGTWFDEKWHPTIDTPEWKKAITFYIDLMKADGPPGASANGFNENLTLFASGKAALWIDATSGAGPLYDKSQSQVADKVAFANAPIAVTPNGSHWLWSWVFAIPVKAKQPDAAQKFAEWATSKEYIKMVADDAGWATIPPGTRKSTYDNPDYQKAAPFAKVTLQAMQTADPTKPTAKAVPYIGIQFVGIPEFQSLGTVVGQNIAGALAGKMSVDQALKDSQAAAERAMKQAGYLK, via the coding sequence ATGAAGCGTTTCGCGTTCTCCCCCTTACTTGTGCTGCTCTCTGCAGTTAGCATATTTGCGCAGCAAAAAACCGTGACCGTGGCGACGGTGAACAACCCTGCGATGATCGAACTCAAAAAGCTGTCGCCCAAATTCGAAGCCGCAAACCCCGACATCAAGTTGAACTGGGTGGTGCTCGAAGAAAACATCCTGCGCCAGCGGGTCACCACCGACGTTTCGACGGGCAGCGGCCAGTTTGACCTGGTCTTTGTGGGCCTTTACGAGACGCCGATCTTTGCCAAGCGCGGCTGGCTCCGGGAGTTTAAAAACATCCCGGCCGACTACGACCTGGAAGACGTCTTTAAAGGCATCCGCGACGGCTTGTCTTACAACGGCAAGCTCTACGCGCTGCCTTTCTACGGGGAAAGTTCGATGCTGATGTACCGCAAAGACCTTTTTGATGCCAAAGGGCTCACGATGCCCGAGCAGCCCACCTACGACGACATCAAGAAGTGGGCCGATGCGCTGACCGATAAGGGAGCGGGCGTTTATGGCATCACGCTGCGGGGCAAGCCGGGCTGGGGTGAAAACATGGCGTACGTCGATACGCTCATCAACACCTTCGGGGGCACCTGGTTTGACGAAAAATGGCACCCGACCATCGACACGCCGGAATGGAAGAAGGCGATCACCTTTTATATTGACCTGATGAAAGCCGACGGGCCGCCCGGGGCCAGCGCCAACGGCTTCAACGAAAACCTCACCCTTTTTGCCAGCGGCAAGGCGGCCCTGTGGATTGACGCAACCAGCGGGGCGGGCCCCCTTTATGACAAGAGCCAGTCGCAGGTGGCCGACAAGGTGGCTTTTGCCAATGCCCCGATCGCGGTAACGCCCAACGGCTCGCACTGGTTGTGGAGCTGGGTGTTTGCCATTCCCGTAAAGGCCAAGCAGCCGGACGCGGCCCAAAAGTTTGCGGAGTGGGCCACGTCCAAGGAGTACATCAAGATGGTGGCCGACGATGCCGGTTGGGCAACCATTCCGCCGGGCACGCGCAAGTCGACCTACGATAACCCGGATTACCAGAAAGCGGCTCCTTTCGCTAAAGTGACCCTGCAGGCGATGCAGACGGCCGATCCGACCAAACCCACCGCCAAGGCGGTACCCTATATAGGCATCCAGTTTGTGGGCATCCCCGAGTTTCAGTCCTTGGGTACGGTGGTGGGCCAGAACATCGCGGGGGCGCTGGCCGGTAAGATGTCGGTCGACCAGGCGCTGAAAGACAGCCAGGCCGCGGCCGAGCGCGCCATGAAGCAAGCCGGCTACTTGAAGTAG